One window from the genome of Pelodictyon luteolum DSM 273 encodes:
- the thrA gene encoding bifunctional aspartate kinase/homoserine dehydrogenase I: MKIFKFGGTSLGSADRIRNVSGIISRALADDRLVIVISAMHGVTDRLLEAARRACGGDSGYVAVHEELAERHLSVAADLLEGQALEELSGILRRELEELHDVLHGIFLLRELSFKSSALVQSFGERMSARIVAAWLRQAGLPAVYVDGRELIVTDASYPDARLDEPATRERVALRLARETELAVVTGYIAAAADGTVTTLGRGGSDYTASILGAALGAREIWIWTDVDGFFSADPKRVTDARVLPYISYAEAMELSHAGAKILHPLAVQPAMKASIPLIIKNSFNPGAAGTRIERDEHRDEAVVLPVTGLTSINTVVLLNLSGSGMVGVPGIASRLFTRLARHRINVIFISQASSEQSISLAINPAQAAEAKLVLDDEFSAEITARQIDPLAVRRDLAMIAVVGNNMSGHPGVSAQLFETLGKNGINVIAVAQGVNEMNISFVVESHDEDKALNCIHESFFLSRRRVHVFIAGTGTIAKSLIGQISAHRKKLQEENGLDVVVAAMANTRSIAFNPSGIDLEGWQDALEPRGDYQGIDGYLRFIMEKNLHNTIFVDCTASADVAAKYPELLRSDISVATANKLGMAGPWPLYRAIRDARRLSNARFLYETNVGAGLPIINTLGDLKNSGDRIRSIEGVLSGTLSFIFNELRKGGRFSEIVRSARQAGYTEPDPRDDLSGADFARKFLILGRELGFELEYDDVECESLVPEELRGEMDVDTFLERLSCVDDGYSDAIEDAGREGMTISFAGEIRDGKASIGVKRVPLESPLAGLSGSENMVVFTTDRYLQTPLVVKGPGAGGEVTAGGVFADILRIAGYLV; encoded by the coding sequence ATGAAAATATTCAAGTTCGGGGGAACCTCCCTCGGATCGGCCGACCGTATCAGGAACGTTTCCGGCATAATCTCCAGGGCGCTCGCTGACGACCGCCTTGTCATTGTCATCTCTGCCATGCATGGGGTGACCGACCGCCTGCTGGAAGCCGCCAGAAGGGCATGCGGAGGCGACAGCGGGTACGTGGCCGTTCACGAAGAACTGGCGGAACGCCATCTTAGTGTGGCGGCAGATCTGCTCGAGGGGCAAGCCCTTGAGGAGCTCAGTGGCATCCTTCGCCGGGAACTCGAAGAACTGCACGATGTCCTGCACGGGATTTTCCTTCTCCGTGAACTATCCTTCAAAAGCTCCGCTCTCGTGCAGAGCTTCGGAGAGCGCATGTCGGCAAGGATCGTTGCCGCATGGCTCCGCCAGGCGGGACTTCCTGCCGTTTATGTCGACGGCCGCGAGCTGATTGTGACCGATGCCAGTTATCCCGACGCCCGGCTTGACGAACCGGCTACCCGCGAACGCGTCGCCCTCCGCCTTGCCCGGGAGACCGAGCTTGCCGTGGTGACCGGCTACATTGCCGCCGCCGCTGATGGTACCGTGACCACACTCGGCCGTGGCGGATCAGACTACACGGCCTCTATTCTCGGCGCTGCGCTCGGTGCTCGTGAAATATGGATATGGACCGACGTTGATGGTTTCTTCAGCGCCGACCCCAAGCGTGTCACCGATGCACGGGTGCTGCCCTATATCAGCTATGCCGAGGCTATGGAGCTGTCGCACGCAGGCGCGAAGATTCTCCACCCCCTCGCCGTGCAGCCGGCCATGAAGGCATCCATTCCTCTGATTATCAAGAACTCGTTCAACCCCGGGGCCGCCGGAACGCGCATCGAGCGCGACGAGCATCGCGATGAAGCGGTCGTTCTTCCTGTTACGGGCCTCACCTCCATCAACACGGTGGTGCTCCTCAATCTTTCCGGAAGCGGCATGGTCGGTGTACCGGGTATTGCCTCGCGACTCTTCACCCGCCTGGCACGGCACCGCATCAACGTCATTTTCATCTCGCAGGCCTCCTCTGAGCAGTCTATCAGCCTGGCCATCAACCCCGCGCAGGCCGCCGAGGCGAAGCTTGTACTCGATGACGAGTTCTCTGCCGAAATAACTGCCCGCCAGATCGACCCGCTCGCCGTCCGCCGCGACCTTGCGATGATCGCCGTTGTCGGCAACAACATGTCGGGGCATCCCGGCGTGTCGGCCCAGCTGTTCGAAACCCTCGGAAAGAACGGCATCAATGTCATTGCCGTCGCCCAGGGGGTGAATGAAATGAACATCTCCTTCGTCGTCGAGAGCCATGACGAGGACAAGGCACTCAACTGCATCCACGAATCCTTCTTCCTCTCACGCCGAAGGGTGCATGTCTTCATCGCGGGCACCGGCACGATTGCAAAAAGCCTGATCGGCCAGATTTCGGCGCATCGAAAGAAACTCCAGGAGGAGAACGGACTCGACGTGGTTGTGGCCGCGATGGCCAACACCCGCAGCATCGCATTCAACCCCTCCGGCATCGACCTCGAAGGGTGGCAGGATGCCCTGGAGCCGCGTGGCGACTACCAGGGAATCGATGGCTACCTCCGCTTCATCATGGAGAAGAACCTGCACAACACCATTTTTGTCGACTGTACCGCAAGTGCCGATGTCGCCGCTAAATATCCCGAGCTGCTACGCTCCGACATCTCCGTCGCCACGGCAAACAAGCTCGGCATGGCGGGGCCCTGGCCGCTCTACCGCGCAATCCGCGATGCTCGCCGTCTGAGCAATGCGCGTTTTCTCTATGAGACCAACGTCGGCGCCGGCCTGCCGATCATCAACACCCTCGGTGACCTTAAAAACAGCGGCGACAGAATCAGGAGCATCGAGGGTGTGCTGTCCGGGACCCTCAGCTTCATTTTCAACGAACTCCGCAAGGGTGGACGGTTCAGCGAAATTGTTCGCAGCGCGCGCCAGGCCGGCTACACCGAGCCGGACCCCCGCGATGACCTTTCTGGAGCGGATTTCGCACGCAAGTTCCTCATTCTCGGCCGCGAACTCGGCTTCGAGCTCGAGTATGACGATGTGGAGTGCGAGAGCCTTGTTCCCGAAGAACTCCGGGGCGAGATGGATGTCGACACCTTCCTTGAGCGCCTCAGCTGTGTGGACGACGGGTACAGCGATGCCATCGAAGATGCAGGCCGGGAAGGGATGACCATCTCATTTGCCGGCGAGATCCGTGACGGGAAAGCCAGTATCGGCGTCAAGCGGGTCCCGCTGGAAAGCCCCCTTGCCGGACTAAGCGGTTCCGAGAACATGGTTGTGTTCACCACCGACCGATACCTCCAGACTCCGCTTGTTGTCAAGGGACCTGGTGCGGGCGGAGAAGTAACCGCAGGAGGCGTGTTCGCCGACATCCTGCGCATCGCCGGCTACCTTGTCTGA
- the mutL gene encoding DNA mismatch repair endonuclease MutL: MPSIARLPDNVANKISAGEVVQRPASVVKELLENAIDSGADRISVVIKDAGRELVRIIDNGRGMSRADALLSVERFATSKLRDVDDLDTLGTLGFRGEALASISSVSHFELRTRMTDAPVALRFRYEGGIAVEESEVQGEAGTSVSVRNLFYNVPARRKFLKSNATEYGHIFELVRSFSLAYPEIQWQLLNDDQELFNFRTSDMLERLDTFYGKGFADSLIEVGEENDYLSIRGYIGRPALQKRKKLDQYFFINRRPIQNRMLTQALQQAYAELLVERQAPFALLFLGIDPSRVDVNVHPAKLEVRFDDERSVRNMFYPVIKRAVTLHDFSPDLAAGGRTSQAGDDSASRGFTHAGGGGFRTLAFQEVPERAITTGELYGSYREGAFGSSRPAVPQPSHQEVMFPVPEVPAAREDISQLLRSSMHEGPEGAGVEPKGEEPKIWQLHNKYLICQIKTGLMIIDQHVAHERVLYERAVEVMESRVPNSQQLLFPQKVEFRPWEYEVFEEIKDDLYRLGFNLRSFGTRAVMIEGVPQDVRPGSEATIMQDMIAEYRENATRLRLERRDNLAKSYSCRNAIMAGQKLSMGEMRTLIDNLFATREPYSCPHGRPVIIKMTLTELDHMFGRS, from the coding sequence ATGCCATCCATTGCCAGGCTTCCGGACAATGTAGCCAACAAGATTTCAGCGGGGGAGGTCGTCCAGCGGCCGGCTTCCGTCGTCAAGGAACTCCTTGAAAACGCCATAGACTCCGGCGCCGACCGGATTTCAGTCGTTATAAAAGACGCCGGCAGGGAACTGGTGCGCATCATCGACAACGGACGGGGAATGAGCAGGGCGGATGCACTTCTTTCGGTCGAGCGGTTCGCCACAAGCAAGCTCAGGGACGTCGATGACCTCGATACCCTCGGGACCCTCGGATTCCGTGGCGAGGCACTCGCCAGCATCTCCTCCGTCTCCCATTTCGAGCTCCGCACCCGCATGACCGATGCGCCTGTCGCGCTCCGTTTCCGTTACGAGGGCGGCATTGCAGTGGAAGAGTCTGAGGTGCAGGGTGAGGCGGGCACCTCGGTGAGCGTCCGCAATCTCTTTTACAACGTCCCCGCGCGCCGGAAGTTCCTGAAGTCCAACGCCACCGAGTACGGCCATATTTTCGAACTCGTCCGTTCGTTTTCCCTCGCCTACCCTGAAATACAGTGGCAGCTCCTGAACGACGACCAGGAGCTGTTCAACTTCCGCACTTCCGATATGCTGGAGCGCCTCGATACCTTTTACGGAAAAGGGTTTGCCGACAGCCTCATCGAGGTCGGCGAAGAAAACGACTACCTCTCCATCAGGGGATACATCGGCCGCCCGGCGCTCCAGAAGCGAAAGAAGCTCGACCAGTACTTCTTCATCAACCGTCGCCCGATCCAGAACCGCATGCTCACCCAGGCTCTCCAGCAGGCATATGCCGAGCTGCTTGTAGAGCGCCAGGCACCCTTCGCCCTCCTCTTTCTCGGTATCGATCCCTCACGGGTGGATGTCAACGTGCACCCTGCGAAGCTCGAGGTCCGGTTCGACGATGAGCGAAGCGTGCGCAACATGTTCTACCCCGTCATCAAGCGGGCCGTGACACTGCATGACTTTTCCCCCGATCTTGCCGCAGGAGGACGGACCTCGCAGGCAGGGGATGATTCCGCTTCCCGGGGGTTCACTCATGCCGGCGGGGGTGGATTCAGGACCCTTGCTTTTCAGGAGGTCCCGGAACGGGCCATTACGACCGGAGAGCTCTACGGCAGCTATCGCGAAGGGGCATTCGGCAGTTCCCGCCCGGCAGTTCCGCAGCCTTCACACCAGGAGGTGATGTTCCCTGTTCCTGAAGTCCCGGCGGCCCGTGAGGATATCTCACAGCTGCTCCGCTCGAGCATGCACGAGGGCCCGGAAGGCGCCGGAGTGGAGCCGAAAGGGGAGGAACCGAAGATCTGGCAGCTCCACAACAAGTACCTCATCTGCCAGATCAAGACCGGGCTCATGATCATCGACCAGCACGTGGCTCATGAGCGGGTGCTCTACGAACGCGCGGTGGAGGTGATGGAGAGCCGCGTGCCGAACTCCCAGCAGCTGCTCTTTCCGCAGAAGGTCGAGTTCCGGCCGTGGGAGTATGAAGTGTTCGAGGAGATCAAAGACGATCTGTACCGGCTGGGCTTCAACCTTCGTTCGTTCGGGACCCGGGCGGTGATGATCGAGGGCGTCCCGCAGGATGTGCGGCCCGGAAGCGAGGCCACCATCATGCAGGACATGATTGCCGAGTACAGGGAGAACGCCACCCGGCTGCGGCTGGAGAGGCGCGACAATCTGGCGAAATCATACTCCTGCCGCAACGCCATCATGGCGGGCCAGAAACTCTCGATGGGGGAGATGCGCACCCTCATCGACAATCTTTTCGCCACCAGGGAACCTTACTCATGCCCGCATGGCAGGCCCGTCATCATCAAGATGACGCTGACCGAGCTCGACCATATGTTCGGCAGGTCCTGA
- a CDS encoding photosystem I reaction center subunit IX, with product MAEQVNPAGVKPKGTVPPPKGSAPSPKASGASGGPSVIKEQDAAKMRRFLFQRTETRSTKWYQVFDTDKIDDEQVVGGHLALLGVLGFLMAIYYFSGIQVFPAWLGGMPGFHDNWFYLTIKPRMVSLGIDTYSTQTADLQQAATNLIGWAAFHFLSGSILLFGGWRHWTHNLTNPFTGRAGNFRDFRFLGKFGDMVFNGTSAKTYKDALGPHAVYMSLLFLGWGLLMWFVLGFAPVPDFQTINSETFMSFVWFVAFFALGIYWWNNPPNAAIHLNDDMKAAFSVHLTAIGYINIALGVIAFVAFQQPSFAPYYKELDKLVFYLYGEPFNRVSYDFVQEGGRIVSGSKEFSEFAPFAILPKNGASFGMSRVVINLITFNHIICGVLYVFAGVYHGGQYLLKIQLNGLYNQIKSIWITKGRNQEVQVKILGTVMALCFATMLSVYAVIVWNTICELNIFGTNIMMSFYWLKPLPMFQWMFADPSINDWVMVHVIVAGSLFSLIALVRIAFFAHTSPLWDDLGLKKNSYSFPCLGPVYGGTCGVSIQDQLWFAMLWGVKGLSAVCWYIDGAWIASMMYGVPAADAKAWDSVAGLAHHYTSGIFYYFWTETVTIFSSSHLSTILMIGHLVWFISFAVWFEDRGSRLEGADIQTRTIRWLGKKFLGRDVNFRFPVLTISDSKLAGTFLYFGGTFMLVFLFMANGFYQTDSPLPPTVSDAAVSGQVLLTQVVDYLMKLIA from the coding sequence ATGGCTGAACAAGTGAATCCGGCAGGAGTCAAGCCAAAGGGGACGGTTCCGCCTCCCAAGGGGAGCGCTCCTTCTCCGAAGGCGAGCGGCGCTTCGGGCGGTCCTTCCGTCATCAAGGAGCAGGATGCCGCCAAAATGAGAAGGTTCCTGTTCCAGCGGACAGAGACCCGGTCCACGAAATGGTACCAGGTGTTCGACACCGACAAGATCGACGACGAACAGGTCGTCGGCGGCCATCTCGCCCTTCTCGGCGTTCTTGGATTCCTCATGGCCATTTATTATTTCTCCGGCATCCAGGTCTTCCCGGCATGGCTCGGTGGAATGCCCGGGTTCCATGACAACTGGTTCTACCTCACCATCAAACCGAGGATGGTCTCTCTCGGCATCGACACCTACAGCACCCAGACAGCAGATCTCCAGCAGGCAGCGACCAATCTCATCGGCTGGGCAGCGTTCCACTTCCTTTCCGGCTCCATCCTCCTCTTCGGCGGCTGGCGTCACTGGACCCACAACCTGACCAATCCGTTTACCGGCCGCGCAGGCAACTTCCGCGATTTCCGTTTCCTCGGCAAGTTCGGTGACATGGTCTTCAACGGAACCAGCGCAAAGACATACAAAGATGCTCTCGGACCCCACGCCGTCTACATGTCCCTCCTGTTCCTCGGATGGGGCCTGCTCATGTGGTTCGTGCTCGGTTTCGCACCTGTTCCTGATTTCCAGACCATCAACTCCGAGACGTTTATGTCGTTCGTGTGGTTCGTGGCCTTCTTTGCTCTCGGCATCTACTGGTGGAACAACCCCCCGAATGCGGCCATTCACCTCAATGACGACATGAAAGCAGCCTTCTCGGTGCATCTCACCGCGATAGGCTACATCAACATCGCTCTTGGTGTCATCGCCTTCGTCGCTTTCCAGCAGCCATCTTTCGCGCCCTATTACAAGGAGCTCGACAAGCTGGTGTTCTATCTCTATGGTGAGCCGTTCAACCGTGTCAGCTACGACTTCGTGCAGGAAGGCGGCCGGATCGTCTCCGGCTCGAAGGAATTCTCGGAATTCGCTCCCTTCGCAATCCTTCCCAAGAACGGCGCATCGTTCGGCATGTCGAGGGTTGTCATCAACCTCATCACCTTCAACCACATCATCTGCGGTGTACTCTATGTCTTCGCAGGTGTCTACCATGGTGGCCAGTACCTCCTCAAGATCCAGCTCAACGGCCTCTACAATCAGATCAAGTCCATCTGGATCACAAAGGGCCGCAATCAGGAAGTCCAGGTCAAGATCCTCGGTACTGTCATGGCGCTGTGTTTCGCCACCATGCTTTCCGTTTACGCTGTCATCGTGTGGAACACCATCTGCGAGCTGAACATCTTCGGAACGAACATCATGATGTCGTTCTACTGGCTGAAGCCGCTTCCGATGTTCCAGTGGATGTTTGCAGACCCGAGCATCAACGACTGGGTCATGGTCCACGTCATCGTGGCAGGTTCGCTCTTCTCGCTTATCGCACTTGTCCGCATCGCCTTCTTCGCCCACACCTCACCCCTCTGGGATGATCTCGGTCTGAAGAAGAACTCGTACTCCTTCCCCTGTCTCGGACCTGTCTACGGCGGTACCTGCGGCGTTTCGATCCAGGATCAGCTCTGGTTTGCCATGCTCTGGGGAGTGAAGGGTCTGTCTGCAGTCTGCTGGTATATCGACGGCGCATGGATTGCTTCGATGATGTACGGTGTGCCTGCGGCTGACGCAAAAGCCTGGGACTCTGTGGCCGGCCTAGCCCACCACTATACCTCCGGCATTTTCTACTATTTCTGGACAGAGACCGTGACGATTTTCTCGAGCTCGCATCTCTCGACCATTCTGATGATCGGTCACCTTGTATGGTTCATCAGCTTTGCAGTATGGTTCGAGGATCGCGGTTCCCGTCTTGAAGGTGCCGATATCCAGACCCGCACCATCCGCTGGCTAGGCAAGAAGTTCCTCGGCAGGGACGTCAACTTCCGTTTCCCTGTCCTGACCATCTCGGACTCGAAGCTTGCAGGTACCTTCCTGTACTTCGGCGGAACCTTTATGCTTGTGTTCCTTTTCATGGCCAACGGGTTCTATCAGACTGATTCACCCCTACCGCCGACCGTCAGTGACGCAGCGGTGTCCGGTCAGGTGCTCCTGACTCAGGTGGTGGACTACCTGATGAAGCTTATTGCATGA
- a CDS encoding CinA family nicotinamide mononucleotide deamidase-related protein, whose product MSERVPSIRAEIVSVGDELLKGQRVNTNASFIARSLGSVGIPVVRVTACSDFESEMASVFREALGRADVVLVTGGLGPTRDDRTRKAAGELLGLGLRLDPDALREVERRVTAHGRTMSELMQGQAMVLDGSRAIPNTRGTAAGMIIPAGERFGGSHLVLMPGVPVEMEAMMELTVQPWLRGLSDTTIIHTPVKTTGIGESTLADMLPDIEDSLPEGTSLAYLPHGAGVDLMVSTIARDPLRAERDNAAVVEAIRERAAAFIFAVGTASLEETIIGMLASGGLTLSVAESCTGGLIASRLTDVPGSSVSLMQGFIVYSNSAKEELLGVSRGLIDTHGAVSEEVACAMALGCLRRSGTSIALATTGIAGPGGGSPEKPVGTLCLAIARQVPGSGPSVGVRTLHMHGDRLQNKHRFSEAALRDLWVALRGEQGG is encoded by the coding sequence TTGTCTGAACGGGTGCCGTCCATTCGGGCGGAAATCGTCTCGGTCGGCGATGAACTGCTGAAAGGCCAGCGCGTCAACACCAACGCCTCCTTCATCGCACGCAGCCTAGGCTCCGTCGGCATTCCGGTCGTTCGCGTCACGGCATGTTCCGATTTCGAGAGCGAGATGGCCTCAGTGTTCAGGGAGGCGCTCGGCCGTGCCGATGTGGTGCTTGTGACCGGCGGACTCGGACCTACGAGGGATGACCGTACGCGGAAGGCCGCCGGGGAACTCCTGGGGCTCGGCCTCCGGCTCGACCCCGATGCCCTCAGGGAGGTCGAACGGCGGGTCACGGCCCACGGCAGGACAATGAGCGAACTCATGCAGGGCCAGGCCATGGTGCTTGATGGCTCGAGGGCCATCCCGAACACCCGCGGTACGGCAGCGGGAATGATCATCCCCGCAGGAGAGCGTTTCGGCGGAAGCCATCTGGTGCTGATGCCCGGTGTGCCGGTAGAGATGGAGGCCATGATGGAGCTGACGGTCCAGCCGTGGCTCAGGGGCCTCAGCGATACGACGATCATCCACACCCCCGTAAAGACCACCGGCATCGGCGAGTCCACGCTTGCCGACATGCTCCCCGACATCGAGGACTCGCTGCCGGAGGGCACGAGCCTGGCATACCTGCCGCACGGCGCAGGGGTCGACCTCATGGTCAGCACCATCGCCCGGGACCCCCTGCGTGCAGAACGGGACAATGCCGCTGTGGTCGAGGCCATCCGGGAGCGGGCCGCGGCTTTCATCTTCGCCGTCGGAACGGCAAGCCTCGAGGAGACCATCATCGGCATGCTGGCTTCTGGCGGCTTGACACTTTCCGTTGCGGAGTCCTGCACCGGAGGGCTCATAGCGAGCCGCCTGACCGATGTGCCCGGCTCATCGGTTTCGTTGATGCAGGGGTTCATAGTCTATAGCAACAGCGCCAAGGAAGAACTGCTCGGCGTCAGCCGGGGCCTCATCGACACACACGGAGCGGTCAGCGAAGAGGTGGCCTGCGCCATGGCGCTCGGCTGCCTCCGCCGCAGCGGAACCTCGATTGCTCTTGCCACTACCGGCATCGCCGGCCCCGGGGGCGGGAGCCCTGAAAAGCCTGTCGGCACCCTTTGTCTTGCCATCGCCCGCCAGGTTCCGGGCTCGGGGCCGTCGGTCGGAGTCCGGACTCTCCATATGCACGGCGACCGCCTTCAGAACAAGCACCGGTTCTCGGAGGCTGCGCTTCGTGATCTCTGGGTGGCGCTTCGGGGTGAACAGGGCGGATAA
- the rd gene encoding rubredoxin, translating into MQKWVCVPCGYVYDPEAGDPDSGVQPGTPFEDVPEDWVCPVCGVDKTLFEPYEER; encoded by the coding sequence ATGCAGAAATGGGTATGTGTGCCTTGCGGTTACGTATACGATCCCGAAGCCGGAGACCCCGACAGCGGCGTCCAGCCCGGAACGCCTTTTGAAGATGTGCCCGAAGACTGGGTATGCCCTGTCTGCGGCGTCGACAAGACCCTCTTCGAACCCTACGAAGAACGTTGA
- the dapF gene encoding diaminopimelate epimerase yields the protein MRREIPFSKLSGAGNDFIIMDNRDRSITLEASAIRALCTRRTGIGADGLILIEPSETASFSMLYHNADGLPGTMCGNGGRCAVWFARSIGVQPDAGGCFRFEANGDPYQAWVSGPETVRLRMREPRGIRDEIDLGGQYCAFIDTGSPHAVIRTEGLDAVDVVGEGRAIRHRTDIFPGGTNVNFIEVTATDSIDLRTFERGVEDETLACGTGAVAAALLSRRLGMTSADSIRVRVKSGDMLNVTFSEDMREVYLTGPAVIVYTGVVKAG from the coding sequence ATGAGACGAGAGATCCCATTCAGCAAACTGTCCGGTGCAGGCAACGACTTCATCATCATGGACAACCGTGACCGCTCCATCACCCTTGAGGCTTCGGCCATCCGTGCGCTCTGCACACGCCGTACCGGCATCGGCGCCGACGGGCTCATCCTCATCGAGCCGTCAGAAACAGCATCATTCAGCATGCTCTATCACAACGCCGATGGTCTGCCCGGCACGATGTGCGGCAACGGAGGCCGCTGCGCGGTCTGGTTCGCCAGGAGCATCGGGGTGCAGCCGGACGCCGGGGGGTGCTTCCGTTTTGAGGCAAACGGCGACCCCTATCAGGCATGGGTGAGCGGACCCGAAACGGTACGGCTCCGGATGCGCGAGCCACGGGGCATAAGGGACGAAATCGATCTCGGCGGTCAGTACTGTGCCTTTATTGATACCGGCTCGCCGCACGCCGTGATCCGCACCGAAGGGCTTGATGCCGTGGATGTGGTCGGGGAGGGCCGCGCCATTCGCCACCGCACCGACATCTTCCCCGGCGGCACCAATGTCAATTTCATCGAAGTGACCGCCACCGACAGCATCGACCTCAGAACCTTCGAGCGGGGCGTCGAAGATGAGACCCTCGCATGCGGAACCGGAGCGGTCGCAGCCGCACTTCTCAGCCGCCGCCTCGGCATGACCTCAGCCGACAGCATCAGGGTCCGGGTGAAAAGCGGTGACATGCTCAACGTGACGTTCAGCGAAGATATGCGGGAGGTCTATCTCACCGGACCGGCGGTCATCGTCTATACCGGCGTGGTGAAAGCAGGCTGA
- the mtgA gene encoding monofunctional biosynthetic peptidoglycan transglycosylase, giving the protein MKFLRNIAILLFCLFVVDIVRYFVIPDVEGLARKTPETTAFMRYRVEAWRRAGYSGRKTDRKVVPLSAISKNVVKAVLIAEDDKFWQHDGFDYDAMEHALEKNLKERKIAMGGSTVSQQLAKNLYLSPSKNPVRKIKEAILTWRIERSLSKSRILELYLNSAEWGDGIFGIEAAARHYYGTSAGRLNARQASRLAAVLPNPIRWSPTGSSRYVRKRSAIIYRIMQKRGIVAPSYGGRVPLPVDTTATAAASDTITIGVPRELIDGVFMDSGEGGN; this is encoded by the coding sequence ATGAAGTTCCTTCGGAACATCGCCATCCTGCTTTTCTGCCTTTTTGTGGTAGATATCGTGCGCTACTTCGTCATTCCCGATGTGGAGGGTCTTGCCCGGAAAACCCCGGAGACCACCGCGTTCATGCGCTACCGGGTGGAGGCATGGCGCCGTGCCGGATACAGCGGAAGGAAGACCGACCGGAAGGTCGTCCCTCTCTCCGCCATATCGAAAAACGTCGTCAAGGCTGTGCTGATTGCTGAAGATGACAAGTTCTGGCAGCATGACGGGTTCGACTACGATGCGATGGAGCATGCGCTGGAGAAAAACCTCAAGGAGCGCAAAATCGCCATGGGCGGGAGCACCGTCAGCCAGCAGCTGGCAAAGAACCTCTATCTCTCACCATCGAAGAACCCGGTGCGCAAGATCAAGGAGGCGATCCTCACCTGGCGGATCGAGCGGTCGCTCTCAAAGAGCCGCATTCTGGAGCTCTACCTCAACTCTGCCGAATGGGGTGATGGCATTTTCGGCATTGAAGCCGCTGCCCGCCACTACTACGGCACCAGTGCCGGCCGGCTGAACGCCCGTCAGGCCTCACGTCTTGCCGCCGTACTCCCAAACCCCATCCGCTGGTCACCCACCGGCAGTTCCCGTTATGTCCGGAAGCGCTCCGCCATCATTTACCGCATCATGCAGAAACGGGGGATTGTGGCGCCATCCTATGGGGGACGCGTGCCGCTTCCGGTCGATACCACGGCTACGGCGGCAGCCTCAGATACCATCACGATCGGTGTTCCACGCGAGCTGATCGACGGGGTGTTCATGGATTCTGGAGAGGGCGGAAACTGA
- a CDS encoding c-type cytochrome codes for MKLVILPLAAGLILSAAAVDCFAAAPDGKAVFERNCSVCHSVAPPPKSAPPIIPIASRYRAKFSSKAEGVKAMTAFMQSPSKAASVIEAQAIERFGLMPAMSALSEADLRAAAGWVWDQGGAGMGPGRGAGQPKGSCR; via the coding sequence ATGAAACTGGTCATACTGCCGCTTGCGGCTGGACTCATCCTCTCGGCAGCAGCCGTTGACTGCTTTGCCGCCGCTCCGGACGGGAAAGCGGTCTTCGAGCGCAACTGCAGCGTCTGCCACAGCGTGGCGCCGCCGCCAAAATCCGCTCCACCGATCATTCCCATCGCCTCCCGCTACCGTGCAAAGTTCTCATCGAAAGCCGAAGGCGTCAAGGCAATGACGGCATTCATGCAGTCGCCCTCCAAAGCGGCATCGGTCATTGAAGCGCAGGCCATCGAACGCTTCGGCCTCATGCCCGCAATGTCGGCACTCAGCGAAGCAGACCTCCGGGCCGCAGCCGGATGGGTCTGGGATCAGGGCGGTGCAGGCATGGGTCCCGGCAGGGGTGCTGGCCAGCCAAAAGGCAGCTGCCGGTAG